DNA from Granulicella arctica:
GGCGATGTTTGTGCTGGGTGGAGGGAGCAACCTGCTGGTGGGGGATGCTGGGTTCGACGGGCTGGTGATCCGGATGGCGCTGAGGGCGGCGACGGTTCGGGTGGGTGAGGAGTACGAGGTGGCGGCGGGGACGGAGTGGGATGGCTTCGTGCGGGCGGTGTGCGAAGAGGGGATCAGCGGGGTGGAGTGCCTGGCGGGGATTCCGGGGCTGGTGGGAGGAAGTCCGATCCAGAACATTGGAGCGTATGGGCAGGAGGTTGCCGAGACGATTGTCTCGGTGACGGCGCTGGAGGCGGTGACGCTGCGGTTTGTGGCGCTGGAGCGTGGGGCGTGCGGGTTTGGATATCGGCGGAGCATCTTCAACTCGACGGAGCGCGGGCGGTATATCGTGACCGGGGTTCGGTTTCGGTTTTCGCGGGAGGGCCGGGTGAAGCTGGCGTATGCGGATCTGCAACGGCACTTTGCGGGGCATGCGGAGCCTTCGCCGATCGAGGTCTACCACGCGGTGCGGGGGATTCGGCAGGGCAAGGGGATGTTGTTGGTGGAGGGAGATGCAGATAGCCGGAGTGCGGGGTCGTTTTTTAAGAATCCGGTGGTGCCAGAGGCAGTGGTCGGGCGGATTGCGGGGGAGTTGGGTTTGGATGTGGGGGCGGTCCCGCGGTGGGCGGCGGGGGATGGGATGGTGAAGCTGCCTGCGGCGTGGTTGCTGGAGCGGGCTGGGTTTGCGAAGGGTTTTGCGATGGGGCGGGCGGGGATCTCGTCGCGGCATACGCTGGCGCTGATCAATCGTGGGGGAGCTTCGTTTGCGGAGATGACGGCGCTGCGCGATCGGATAGTGGGTGTGGTGGAGGAGCGGTTTGGGGTGCGGTTGGAGCAGGAGCCGGTGCTGGTGAATTGATGATGTGCTAGTTGATAAACATTTTGTATCAGGTTGAAAATAAGTAATTAATGATCACAATTATTGTGCGGAATGGTTTTGCTCTAGCTGTGTAACCGGGTGAGGAGGCGGGTGCGCTCGGGTGCCAGGACTTGGTTGGTGGGGCCTTGGTGGGTGATGCGACCGGCTTCCAGGCGGAGGACTTCGGCTTGGAGGAGGAAGGCTTCGCCGATGTCGTGGGTGACGGAGAGGACCGGGGTTCGGCGTTGGGCTAGCCAGGATTGCAGGTCGGTGGCGAGGGTGTCGCGGAGGGTGTAGTCGAGGCCGGTGAAGGGCTCGTCGAGGAGGAGGAGTGCGTTGGGTGTGGCGACGGCGGAGGCGGTGGCTCGAGCTACGGAGACGCGTTGTTTTTCGCCTCCGCTGAGGGCTTGGGGTTGTTTGGTGGCCAGGGGTTCGAGGCGGAAGAGGTGGAGGATTTCGTCCAGGAGAGCTGGGGTGGACGCTAGGGTTGCGATGGGGACGCCGTAGCGGATATTTTCGGCGACGGTCATGTTGGGGAAGAGGCGGGGAGATTGGCCCGCGCTGCGGACGGGGCGTTGGTAAGGTGGGACGAAGAGGCGGGTGGCGGTGTTGAGGATCGGTGTTGAGGCTAGGGTGAGCTTGCCGTGATCAGGCCGGACGAAGCCCTGGATGGCGCGGAGGATGGTGGTCTTGCCGCTGCCGGAGGGGCCGAAGAGGACGGTCCAGGGTTGGGTGAGGGTGAAGATGGCGTCTAGGGTGAGGGGGCCTTGATGGTGTTTGAGTTCAATTTGCAAGAAGGGGCTGTTAGTCGACAAGGCCTACCCGCCTTTCGTGATTGCGGAGGGAGGGCCAGAGGTAGATG
Protein-coding regions in this window:
- a CDS encoding UDP-N-acetylmuramate dehydrogenase, producing the protein MIEIQEQVLLGPYTTFGIGGPARYFVTVTTPEELVQAVEFARARGMAMFVLGGGSNLLVGDAGFDGLVIRMALRAATVRVGEEYEVAAGTEWDGFVRAVCEEGISGVECLAGIPGLVGGSPIQNIGAYGQEVAETIVSVTALEAVTLRFVALERGACGFGYRRSIFNSTERGRYIVTGVRFRFSREGRVKLAYADLQRHFAGHAEPSPIEVYHAVRGIRQGKGMLLVEGDADSRSAGSFFKNPVVPEAVVGRIAGELGLDVGAVPRWAAGDGMVKLPAAWLLERAGFAKGFAMGRAGISSRHTLALINRGGASFAEMTALRDRIVGVVEERFGVRLEQEPVLVN
- a CDS encoding ATP-binding cassette domain-containing protein, which translates into the protein MQIELKHHQGPLTLDAIFTLTQPWTVLFGPSGSGKTTILRAIQGFVRPDHGKLTLASTPILNTATRLFVPPYQRPVRSAGQSPRLFPNMTVAENIRYGVPIATLASTPALLDEILHLFRLEPLATKQPQALSGGEKQRVSVARATASAVATPNALLLLDEPFTGLDYTLRDTLATDLQSWLAQRRTPVLSVTHDIGEAFLLQAEVLRLEAGRITHQGPTNQVLAPERTRLLTRLHS